A single genomic interval of Saccharospirillum mangrovi harbors:
- the fliE gene encoding flagellar hook-basal body complex protein FliE, which yields MADRADIQNVLGQMRSIREQMQVPRPPTQQTLQGPTFEQQMQQVRNQSGPLEPRAELNLPPAQIPGGINELDGMPPMGDVPSFGEMFKSAIDTVNDTQQAANEIATRYEQGDPEVDLPEVMIALQKSSVSFQAMTQVRNKMVEAYKEIMNMPI from the coding sequence ATGGCTGATCGAGCTGACATTCAAAACGTTCTCGGGCAAATGCGCTCGATTCGTGAACAAATGCAGGTGCCACGTCCACCCACGCAACAAACGTTGCAGGGGCCGACGTTCGAACAGCAGATGCAACAGGTGCGCAATCAGTCGGGCCCGTTGGAACCTAGAGCTGAGCTCAATCTGCCGCCAGCCCAGATCCCCGGTGGCATCAACGAACTCGATGGCATGCCGCCGATGGGCGATGTGCCATCGTTCGGCGAGATGTTCAAGTCCGCCATCGATACCGTTAACGATACCCAACAGGCGGCGAATGAAATCGCCACCCGTTATGAACAGGGCGACCCGGAAGTCGATTTGCCGGAAGTGATGATTGCCCTGCAAAAATCCAGCGTCTCCTTTCAAGCCATGACCCAGGTCCGTAACAAGATGGTCGAGGCTTATAAGGAAATTATGAACATGCCGATCTGA
- the fliF gene encoding flagellar basal-body MS-ring/collar protein FliF, with the protein MTENVPAATGAEADGDNNAQSGLPATRSDAGSQSRAVATTGGGIGGEDSPDMVDKEPSALKRMHPLVAGFNRLTMMRQFGLLVGLAASIALGLGVVLWSQRETYHPLMNSTNTFAAADVIQVLQNEKVNFDIDPASGVILVRQDDLHKARLAIAGAGLSNDQTVGYELLDDDQPLGTSQFMENARYMRALEGELARTIASMNQVRAARVHLAIPERSVFIRDRRQPTASVFTELHAGADMDVDSIRAIRNLVATSIPELKPENVSVVDQRGQLLSAQTETPEDELTDRQFQFTQRVEDNLLNQINSILGPVVGRDNFRAEVNADIDFTQVEQAEELYNPDLIALRSEQTIKEERIGEPEGGIPGALTNQPPGAATAPEQVDPNAPAAPVQPPSTSRDEATRNYEVDRTLSYTQFQQGRMRRLTVAVVVDDLVSTNPETGERVRESWSDEELQQLRVLVQDAVGFDPSRGDSVNIVNSGFRGDGPQVDDSPWYTQPWFWEIAKQILAGLFVLILVFGILRPALRSLLSRGEEDQEEDDLASLDVDEDSITDDKVTLSTADEYALPGPSEQFERQLDALRGLIAEDPGRVALVLKRWIMSND; encoded by the coding sequence ATGACAGAGAACGTGCCAGCCGCCACCGGTGCTGAAGCCGACGGCGACAACAACGCTCAAAGCGGCCTGCCAGCCACCCGCTCAGACGCCGGTAGCCAAAGCCGTGCGGTCGCCACTACAGGCGGCGGTATCGGCGGCGAAGACAGCCCGGATATGGTCGATAAGGAACCCTCGGCGCTCAAACGCATGCACCCGCTGGTCGCCGGCTTTAACCGCCTGACGATGATGCGTCAGTTCGGCCTGCTGGTCGGCCTGGCCGCCAGTATCGCTTTGGGACTGGGCGTGGTGCTCTGGTCGCAACGCGAGACGTATCATCCGCTGATGAATTCCACCAACACCTTTGCCGCGGCCGACGTCATTCAGGTGTTGCAGAACGAGAAAGTGAATTTCGACATCGACCCGGCCAGCGGCGTCATCCTGGTACGCCAGGACGATCTGCATAAGGCGCGTCTGGCGATTGCCGGTGCCGGCCTGTCGAACGATCAGACCGTGGGCTATGAACTGCTCGACGACGATCAGCCGCTGGGCACTTCACAGTTCATGGAAAACGCCCGTTACATGCGTGCGCTCGAAGGCGAGTTGGCGCGCACCATCGCCTCGATGAATCAGGTTCGCGCCGCGCGCGTGCATCTGGCGATTCCCGAGCGTTCCGTCTTTATTCGTGATCGCCGTCAGCCGACGGCCTCCGTATTCACCGAATTGCACGCCGGCGCCGATATGGACGTCGATTCCATTCGTGCCATTCGCAATCTGGTGGCGACGTCCATTCCGGAACTGAAGCCGGAAAACGTCTCGGTGGTGGATCAGCGCGGCCAGTTGTTGTCGGCGCAGACCGAAACGCCGGAAGACGAACTGACTGATCGCCAGTTCCAGTTCACCCAGCGCGTTGAAGACAACCTGCTGAACCAAATCAACTCGATTCTGGGTCCGGTGGTTGGCCGCGATAATTTCCGCGCCGAAGTGAACGCCGACATCGATTTCACCCAGGTTGAGCAGGCCGAAGAACTGTACAACCCGGATCTGATCGCGCTGCGGTCCGAACAGACCATTAAGGAAGAGCGCATCGGTGAGCCCGAAGGTGGTATTCCGGGCGCGCTGACCAACCAGCCTCCGGGCGCGGCGACAGCGCCGGAGCAGGTCGATCCGAACGCGCCAGCAGCGCCGGTACAGCCGCCGTCCACCTCGCGCGATGAGGCGACCCGAAACTACGAAGTCGACCGTACGCTGAGCTACACTCAGTTCCAGCAAGGCCGCATGCGCCGCCTGACGGTCGCCGTGGTGGTCGATGACCTGGTCAGCACCAACCCGGAAACCGGCGAGCGGGTACGCGAAAGCTGGAGCGATGAAGAGCTGCAACAACTGCGTGTGCTGGTTCAGGACGCGGTCGGTTTCGACCCGAGCCGGGGCGACAGCGTTAACATCGTCAACTCCGGTTTCCGTGGCGATGGCCCGCAAGTCGACGATTCGCCCTGGTACACCCAGCCGTGGTTCTGGGAGATTGCCAAGCAGATTCTGGCTGGCCTCTTTGTTCTGATCCTGGTGTTCGGCATACTGCGGCCAGCACTGCGTTCCTTGCTGAGCCGTGGTGAGGAAGATCAGGAAGAAGACGATCTGGCCTCTTTGGATGTCGATGAAGATTCCATCACGGACGACAAAGTGACACTGAGCACCGCCGATGAATACGCGCTGCCCGGACCGTCGGAACAATTCGAGCGGCAGTTGGACGCCTTGCGCGGCCTGATTGCCGAAGACCCAGGCCGAGTCGCCCTGGTACTGAAACGTTGGATCATGAGCAATGACTGA
- the fliG gene encoding flagellar motor switch protein FliG has product MPVPQAEADNPNKALDGISWLNRAAILLMSVGETDAAEVLKHLGPKEVQRVGTSMSGLSEVRQEQLEGAVRLFLEEVGGQTSLGIGANDYIRNMLTQALGADKATGLIDRILLGGNTTGLDTLKWMEPRAVADIIRNEHPQIQAIVIAYLEPDQSAEILAQFSEKVRLDIVMRVAALETVQPIALQELNSILEKQFSSSAGTQAQSLGGVKTAAEIMNFLESSVEAEIMDGIKTVDEDLAAEIADLMFVFENLSDIDDRGIQMLLREVPTDLLKVALRGSDQKLQEKMLGNMSKRAAEILRDDMDAMGPVKLSDVETAQKEILNIARRMSDAGEIALGGTGGEAMV; this is encoded by the coding sequence ATGCCGGTTCCTCAAGCTGAGGCCGACAATCCGAACAAAGCGCTCGATGGCATCAGCTGGTTGAACCGCGCTGCCATCCTGTTGATGAGCGTCGGTGAAACCGACGCCGCCGAGGTGCTCAAGCATCTGGGGCCGAAGGAAGTGCAGCGCGTCGGTACGTCCATGTCGGGCCTGTCGGAAGTGCGGCAGGAACAGCTTGAAGGGGCGGTGCGTCTGTTCCTTGAAGAAGTCGGCGGTCAGACCAGCCTCGGCATTGGCGCCAACGATTACATTCGCAACATGCTGACCCAGGCACTGGGGGCCGACAAAGCCACCGGCCTGATCGACCGTATTCTGCTCGGCGGCAACACCACCGGCCTGGATACGCTGAAGTGGATGGAGCCGCGCGCCGTGGCCGACATCATCCGCAACGAACACCCGCAGATTCAGGCGATTGTGATCGCCTATCTGGAGCCGGACCAATCGGCCGAAATTCTTGCCCAGTTCAGCGAAAAAGTGCGACTGGATATTGTTATGCGGGTCGCGGCATTGGAAACCGTCCAGCCGATTGCCCTGCAGGAGTTGAACTCGATTTTGGAAAAACAATTCTCCTCCAGCGCCGGTACTCAGGCTCAGTCTTTGGGCGGCGTGAAGACAGCAGCGGAGATCATGAACTTCCTCGAATCCAGCGTCGAAGCCGAAATCATGGACGGCATCAAAACGGTGGACGAAGATCTGGCGGCGGAAATTGCCGACCTTATGTTCGTGTTCGAAAACCTGTCCGACATCGACGACCGTGGCATTCAGATGTTGCTGCGCGAAGTGCCGACCGATTTGCTCAAGGTCGCACTGCGTGGTTCCGATCAGAAACTGCAGGAAAAAATGCTCGGCAACATGTCCAAGCGTGCCGCAGAAATTCTGCGCGACGATATGGACGCCATGGGGCCGGTCAAACTCAGCGATGTCGAAACCGCTCAGAAAGAAATTCTCAACATTGCCCGTCGCATGTCCGACGCCGGCGAAATCGCCCTCGGTGGTACCGGCGGCGAGGCCATGGTGTGA
- a CDS encoding flagellar assembly protein FliH has product MVFKPPLHPDEMETELDVEAYRLPRWDAKGNLIDDRPKPIATITEDVEDVQVQPPTAEEIRQIHDAAYNEGFESGYQQGMKQGQQEGHKAGHQEGYAAGEEVGRGVGEQAGYDAALKTEQARIAESLAPLQDLLTQLQGLLPKQEADLRDGLVTLAVRLARNLFDAELALKPDHIQALVHNAVQALPNADERLTIELHPDDLALVETMADSHWTLQADPELRRGGCRVRSRFSYIDYSLEHRFRQQVSNLLAQSGLSERLEELSQPWPLPSASTLTDDSPLQAEHNPGEILTESGVTTTNETTAGVAETEVPAAEPQPTEATDSTAVETDTPVTDESDLTDQAESDTDEPR; this is encoded by the coding sequence ATGGTTTTTAAACCGCCGCTGCATCCGGATGAGATGGAAACGGAACTCGACGTGGAAGCCTATCGGCTGCCACGTTGGGACGCTAAGGGCAATCTGATTGACGATCGGCCCAAGCCGATTGCGACCATCACCGAAGACGTCGAAGACGTTCAGGTGCAACCTCCGACCGCCGAAGAAATCCGTCAGATTCACGACGCCGCCTACAACGAAGGTTTTGAATCCGGCTATCAGCAAGGCATGAAACAAGGCCAGCAGGAAGGTCACAAAGCCGGTCATCAGGAAGGTTATGCGGCGGGTGAGGAAGTCGGTCGCGGTGTCGGCGAGCAAGCCGGTTACGACGCCGCGCTGAAAACCGAACAAGCGCGCATCGCCGAATCGCTGGCGCCGCTGCAAGACCTGTTAACGCAACTGCAAGGCTTGTTGCCCAAGCAGGAAGCCGATCTGCGCGATGGCCTGGTTACGCTGGCGGTGCGCCTGGCGCGCAATCTGTTCGACGCCGAACTCGCCCTCAAACCCGACCACATTCAAGCTCTGGTACACAACGCCGTTCAGGCGCTGCCCAATGCCGATGAACGTCTGACCATCGAGCTGCACCCGGACGATCTGGCCCTGGTCGAAACCATGGCTGACAGCCATTGGACGCTCCAGGCCGACCCCGAACTGCGCCGTGGCGGTTGCCGGGTGCGCAGCCGCTTCAGCTACATCGATTACAGCCTGGAACATCGGTTCCGTCAGCAGGTCAGCAATTTGCTGGCGCAGTCGGGTTTGTCTGAACGCCTGGAAGAACTCAGTCAGCCGTGGCCGCTGCCGAGTGCCAGCACACTGACAGACGACAGCCCGCTGCAAGCCGAACACAACCCCGGCGAGATTCTTACTGAATCCGGCGTGACGACAACAAATGAAACTACAGCCGGAGTAGCTGAGACAGAAGTACCTGCGGCCGAACCCCAACCAACCGAGGCAACTGACTCCACTGCGGTAGAAACAGACACCCCGGTTACTGACGAATCTGACCTGACTGACCAAGCCGAATCCGACACCGATGAGCCTCGCTGA
- the fliI gene encoding flagellar protein export ATPase FliI → MSLADYLKDSQRWLPDEAPVIVEGRLTRMVGLTLEAIGLNATVGERCQVIDRGTCIEAEVVGFQDDKAFLMPVQPISGLRAGARVVPVETASELVIGDELLGRVVNGFGEPIDGKGPLGCRVRQSLNGETINPLHRQPIREPLDVGIRAINSVLTVGRGQRLGLFAGSGVGKSMLLGMMTRFTTADITIVGLIGERGREVKEFIEDILGEEGLARSVVVASPADDAPLLRLRAAQYTTAIAEYFRAQGKNVLMLMDSLTRYAQAQREIALAIGEPPATKGYPPSVFARVPQLVERAGNAEEGGGSITAFYTVLTEGDDQQDPVADSSRAILDGHFVLNRRLAEEGHYPAIDIEQSISRAMSQVVPEAHFKQAQKIKQVWARYQQNRDLISIGAYSPGSDKAIDEAIALYPRVTQFLQQSLGERVSYQDSVGLMQQLVSAAAPQDSGAMQAGGRPLAKAGARRRPGNNPAGR, encoded by the coding sequence ATGAGCCTCGCTGATTACCTTAAAGACAGCCAACGCTGGTTGCCGGATGAAGCGCCGGTGATCGTTGAAGGCCGGCTGACGCGTATGGTCGGGCTGACGCTGGAAGCCATCGGTCTGAACGCCACCGTCGGCGAACGCTGCCAGGTCATCGATCGCGGCACTTGCATCGAAGCCGAAGTGGTCGGTTTTCAGGACGACAAAGCCTTTTTAATGCCGGTGCAACCGATCAGCGGTTTGCGTGCCGGCGCGCGCGTGGTGCCGGTCGAAACGGCCAGCGAACTGGTCATTGGCGACGAATTGCTGGGCCGGGTGGTGAATGGTTTTGGTGAGCCGATTGACGGCAAAGGACCGCTCGGTTGCCGGGTGCGCCAAAGCCTGAACGGCGAAACCATTAACCCGTTGCACCGCCAGCCGATTCGCGAACCGCTCGACGTTGGCATTCGCGCCATCAATTCGGTATTGACCGTCGGTCGCGGCCAGCGGCTCGGTTTGTTTGCCGGTTCTGGCGTCGGTAAATCCATGTTGCTCGGCATGATGACGCGCTTCACCACGGCCGACATCACCATCGTCGGTTTGATTGGCGAACGTGGCCGGGAAGTGAAGGAATTTATCGAAGACATTCTCGGCGAAGAAGGTCTGGCGCGCTCCGTTGTGGTCGCCTCGCCAGCCGACGACGCGCCGTTGTTGCGACTGCGCGCTGCTCAATACACCACGGCCATCGCCGAGTATTTCCGCGCCCAGGGCAAGAACGTTCTGATGCTGATGGATTCGCTGACGCGTTACGCCCAGGCGCAACGTGAAATCGCGTTGGCGATTGGCGAACCGCCGGCCACCAAGGGTTATCCGCCGTCGGTGTTTGCGCGTGTGCCGCAGTTGGTCGAACGCGCCGGTAACGCCGAAGAGGGCGGTGGTTCGATCACCGCTTTCTACACCGTATTGACCGAAGGCGACGACCAGCAGGATCCGGTTGCCGATTCCTCGCGCGCCATTCTCGACGGCCACTTTGTACTGAACCGTCGCCTGGCCGAAGAAGGGCATTATCCGGCCATCGACATTGAACAAAGCATCAGCCGGGCGATGTCGCAGGTGGTGCCGGAAGCGCACTTCAAACAGGCGCAGAAAATCAAACAGGTGTGGGCACGTTATCAGCAAAACCGTGACCTGATTTCCATCGGCGCCTATTCGCCCGGTTCCGATAAAGCCATCGACGAAGCCATTGCCCTGTACCCGCGCGTGACTCAGTTTTTGCAACAAAGCCTGGGCGAACGCGTCAGTTATCAGGACAGCGTTGGGCTGATGCAGCAATTGGTGTCGGCCGCTGCGCCGCAAGACAGCGGCGCGATGCAAGCCGGCGGTCGGCCGTTGGCGAAAGCCGGCGCTCGCCGCCGCCCCGGCAATAACCCCGCAGGACGATGA
- the fliJ gene encoding flagellar export protein FliJ yields MAKRSERLQLIERLAKQREEQAAQALQQARNQLGQEIKQLEELANYQAEYHQSLQVSGSTGVSIEQWRRTQGFIDQLEIVMGRQQGVIRQWQDQEAKLLAHWQSLYQRRKTLNQLVEKVSMEELIEADRREQKALDEVVSQMRQRNSSW; encoded by the coding sequence ATGGCCAAACGGTCGGAGCGATTGCAACTGATTGAACGCCTCGCCAAACAACGCGAGGAGCAGGCCGCGCAAGCGCTGCAACAGGCGCGCAATCAACTGGGTCAGGAAATCAAACAGCTCGAAGAACTCGCCAATTATCAGGCCGAATACCACCAGTCGTTGCAGGTCAGTGGCAGTACTGGGGTGTCGATTGAGCAGTGGCGGCGCACCCAGGGTTTTATCGATCAGTTGGAAATTGTCATGGGGCGTCAGCAAGGTGTGATTCGTCAGTGGCAGGATCAGGAAGCCAAGTTGCTGGCGCATTGGCAGTCGTTGTATCAGCGACGCAAAACCTTGAATCAGTTGGTCGAAAAGGTGTCGATGGAAGAACTGATCGAAGCGGATCGGCGCGAGCAGAAAGCGCTCGATGAAGTGGTCAGCCAGATGCGTCAACGCAACTCCTCCTGGTAG
- a CDS encoding STAS domain-containing protein, with protein sequence MTVSALPNANGSEIVIKITGRFDFSSHQEFRQIYENAAPDIQAYTIDMNEATYLDSSALGMLLLLRDHAGGDNSDIRIINCNEDVRKILSISNFGQLFRID encoded by the coding sequence ATGACCGTCTCGGCATTACCCAACGCTAACGGCTCGGAAATTGTTATTAAAATCACAGGCCGCTTTGATTTCAGTTCGCATCAGGAATTCCGACAGATATATGAAAATGCGGCGCCCGATATCCAGGCCTATACCATCGATATGAACGAAGCCACCTATCTGGACAGCTCGGCTTTGGGCATGTTGTTGCTGTTGCGTGATCACGCCGGCGGCGATAATTCCGACATTCGCATTATTAATTGCAACGAAGACGTGCGAAAAATTCTGTCGATTTCCAACTTCGGACAACTGTTCCGTATCGACTGA
- a CDS encoding ATP-binding SpoIIE family protein phosphatase, with amino-acid sequence MSSASLTILIADDSSTDRHILSAIVKQEGHQVIEASNGMEALDRFAERVPDIILMDALMPQMDGLEASRLIKQRAGDQFVPIIFLTSLQDASSLARCLENGGDDFMSKPYNRLILKAKINAFGRMRRMHDQLQSHNRQMLLEQQVAKTVFDNVAHSGSLSLPNLRYSLSPLAVFNGDTVLAERKPDGGLSLFLGDFTGHGLPAAIGAMPLAEIFYGMTQKGFAMEDVLREINAKLYTILPTEVFCCAAMVDLDVTNKMARIWVGGVPSVYLYRADRGSIEAIESSSLPLGVLPPRRFSPEPRDFPMANDDRVFLWSDGIVESHNAAGELFGEQRLAAIFAQHPDPDTLFDAILAAVENFIGGSGHDDDITLLSATMVDMDVLGLPLLHSSKASVGGPMDWKMRLELGPQSLGVFNPLPLVLNILTEVEGLRTLSGELYTVLAELFNNGLEHGVLGLDSAVKDDALGFSHYYRMREERLAELQQGHLCLDILHRPIGDGGELTLEITDSGPGFDHSHQDMASVTDNPGYSGRGLALVRQLCDELTFNPAGNSVRATLRWPRPTWSESQPNG; translated from the coding sequence ATGTCCAGCGCGTCACTCACCATTCTGATCGCCGACGACAGCAGTACTGATCGGCACATTCTCAGCGCCATTGTGAAGCAGGAAGGTCACCAGGTGATCGAAGCGAGCAATGGCATGGAAGCGCTGGATCGTTTTGCCGAACGGGTGCCGGACATCATTCTGATGGACGCCCTGATGCCGCAAATGGACGGACTCGAAGCCAGCCGTTTGATCAAACAACGCGCTGGCGATCAATTCGTTCCCATCATCTTTTTAACTTCCTTGCAGGACGCTTCATCGCTTGCCCGTTGTCTGGAAAACGGCGGCGATGATTTTATGTCCAAGCCGTACAACCGGCTGATTCTGAAAGCCAAGATCAATGCTTTTGGTCGTATGCGGCGGATGCACGATCAGTTGCAATCGCACAACCGGCAAATGCTGCTGGAGCAGCAGGTTGCCAAAACCGTTTTCGATAACGTCGCCCATTCGGGCAGTTTGTCGTTGCCGAATTTGCGTTATTCGCTGTCGCCATTGGCGGTGTTCAATGGCGATACGGTGTTGGCCGAACGCAAACCCGATGGCGGCTTGTCATTGTTCCTGGGCGACTTCACCGGGCACGGTTTACCGGCTGCGATTGGTGCCATGCCGTTGGCGGAAATTTTTTACGGAATGACGCAAAAAGGTTTCGCCATGGAAGACGTGCTGCGCGAAATCAACGCCAAGCTGTACACCATTTTGCCAACCGAAGTGTTTTGCTGCGCGGCCATGGTCGATCTCGATGTGACCAACAAGATGGCGCGCATCTGGGTGGGGGGTGTGCCGTCGGTTTATTTGTATCGTGCCGACAGAGGGTCGATCGAAGCCATCGAATCGTCCAGCCTGCCATTGGGCGTGTTGCCGCCACGCCGGTTTTCGCCGGAACCGCGTGACTTTCCAATGGCTAACGACGACCGGGTGTTTCTGTGGTCAGACGGCATTGTTGAGAGCCACAACGCCGCCGGTGAACTCTTTGGCGAGCAACGCCTGGCCGCAATTTTTGCCCAGCACCCCGACCCCGACACGCTGTTCGATGCCATTCTCGCGGCGGTGGAAAACTTCATCGGCGGCAGCGGTCATGACGACGACATCACGCTGCTCAGCGCCACCATGGTCGATATGGATGTGCTGGGCTTGCCGTTGTTGCACAGCAGCAAGGCGTCGGTGGGTGGGCCGATGGACTGGAAAATGCGTCTGGAGTTGGGGCCGCAAAGCCTTGGTGTGTTCAACCCGCTGCCGCTGGTATTGAACATCCTCACCGAGGTAGAAGGGCTGCGAACGCTCAGCGGCGAGTTATACACCGTCCTGGCGGAGCTGTTTAACAACGGTTTGGAACACGGCGTGCTGGGGCTGGATTCCGCGGTCAAAGACGATGCCCTCGGTTTCAGCCACTATTACCGGATGCGCGAGGAGCGCCTGGCCGAATTGCAGCAAGGTCACTTGTGCCTGGATATTCTGCATCGGCCTATCGGCGATGGCGGCGAACTGACGCTGGAAATCACCGACAGTGGACCGGGATTTGATCATTCCCATCAAGACATGGCGTCTGTGACCGATAACCCTGGGTACAGCGGACGGGGTTTGGCGCTGGTTCGACAATTGTGCGACGAGTTGACGTTTAACCCGGCCGGTAACAGCGTTCGGGCAACGCTGCGCTGGCCACGCCCGACCTGGAGTGAATCGCAACCGAACGGATGA
- a CDS encoding Hpt domain-containing protein, protein MTAERPEQHLDEATLADLRILLEAEFNDLIEAFLSDGQQRHADLQEQAQQNPIDADRIRRTAHSFKGSSLNVGATALAALCRQLEDSASAGDLTGAQTLVAEIGTELAELDRLLREHYL, encoded by the coding sequence ATGACAGCCGAACGACCCGAACAGCATTTGGATGAGGCCACCCTGGCCGATCTGCGCATTTTGCTTGAGGCGGAGTTCAACGACCTCATCGAGGCCTTTCTCAGCGATGGCCAGCAGCGCCACGCCGATTTGCAGGAACAGGCGCAACAGAACCCGATTGATGCCGATCGGATTCGCCGCACCGCGCACAGTTTCAAAGGCAGCAGTCTGAACGTGGGCGCCACGGCGCTGGCGGCGCTGTGCCGGCAACTGGAAGACAGCGCCAGTGCCGGTGACCTGACCGGCGCCCAGACGCTGGTCGCCGAGATTGGCACTGAATTGGCTGAGCTGGACCGGCTGCTGCGCGAACACTATCTCTGA
- a CDS encoding flagellar hook-length control protein FliK has product MLFLTSPDASLTPAKATQGVTPGVLKTNAGAASGGEFARLLSGANTPRTLSGEADAPAELTPQMLNAALGKAGVAVEGEGQNLPLQRQAMVGALPLTGVDTKLPLDGAVAANGGLTGLDLVVDGDDGLKTSNLPATSWLARLFGLGPTQDEAADALDGLDSSLNQVTATIAQLLGVKPLSEAVDYDPDSDGDFNVEAALAELGIDLPADAIEQWVSADTLVVDPEAVDQLTDYLHHELGLNLVETDTVIQALTNWVQNPPHIDLTPEQLAAADSSQWQQVEQLTQLLDELDVQFSSWLDQMNAAANGESGDAVAQTPALSDGLRTLADALSGKNALDSDGKVPSPAVMISRLLQSVQNSATNGSLPITMDQSRPEQALLLTPASQPSSDVVFSTTLMRMARETLGGKSEADSRLAALNSATTASADSTSVSSLSLSQTDSPDQTALLDLKRVDRPMISADVSQRLSERIQMMAQGDIKHATIRLDPPELGALEIKVTVHNDQTQVQIVSPHPQVREALEAQSVRLREFLEQQGLNLSNLDVRDQSANGNASSGDGQGEGGGTGGDAESDAEAPVAATAARPLGLVDQFV; this is encoded by the coding sequence ATGCTGTTTCTGACCAGCCCGGATGCCAGTCTTACCCCCGCCAAAGCGACCCAGGGCGTCACCCCAGGTGTGTTGAAAACCAACGCCGGTGCGGCGTCAGGTGGCGAGTTTGCACGTTTGCTCAGCGGTGCCAATACACCGCGTACCTTATCTGGCGAGGCGGACGCGCCAGCGGAACTGACCCCACAAATGCTCAACGCCGCATTGGGAAAAGCCGGTGTAGCGGTGGAGGGCGAAGGTCAGAACTTGCCGCTACAGCGGCAAGCCATGGTCGGTGCCTTGCCGTTGACCGGTGTCGACACCAAACTGCCGCTGGACGGCGCTGTCGCTGCGAATGGTGGGTTGACGGGTCTCGATCTGGTCGTGGACGGTGATGACGGCTTGAAGACCTCAAATCTGCCAGCGACTTCCTGGCTGGCGCGGCTCTTTGGCCTTGGCCCGACGCAGGACGAAGCCGCGGATGCGCTGGACGGACTGGATTCAAGCCTCAATCAAGTGACGGCGACCATCGCCCAACTGCTCGGCGTAAAGCCGCTGAGCGAAGCCGTTGATTACGACCCAGACAGCGATGGCGACTTCAACGTCGAGGCCGCATTGGCAGAACTGGGCATCGACCTGCCAGCAGACGCCATCGAGCAATGGGTCAGTGCCGATACCCTGGTGGTGGACCCGGAGGCGGTCGATCAACTGACCGATTATCTGCACCACGAACTGGGCCTGAATCTGGTCGAAACCGACACCGTTATCCAGGCACTGACGAACTGGGTGCAGAACCCACCGCATATCGATCTGACGCCCGAGCAACTGGCCGCGGCCGACAGCTCACAATGGCAACAAGTCGAACAACTGACGCAACTGTTGGATGAATTGGACGTCCAATTCAGCAGTTGGCTGGATCAAATGAACGCGGCCGCCAATGGCGAGTCGGGTGACGCCGTTGCTCAGACGCCGGCGTTGTCGGACGGGTTGCGTACCCTGGCCGATGCGCTGAGTGGCAAGAACGCGCTGGATTCCGACGGCAAAGTACCGTCGCCGGCGGTGATGATTTCGCGCTTGCTGCAAAGCGTACAGAACAGCGCCACGAACGGCAGTTTGCCCATCACCATGGATCAAAGCCGACCGGAACAGGCATTGCTGCTGACACCGGCCAGTCAGCCGAGCAGCGATGTGGTGTTCAGCACAACGCTGATGCGCATGGCGCGCGAGACACTGGGTGGCAAGTCGGAAGCCGACAGCCGCTTGGCAGCGCTGAACAGCGCTACGACCGCGTCCGCTGATTCGACGTCGGTATCGAGTCTGTCCTTGTCACAGACCGATTCGCCCGACCAGACCGCCTTGTTGGATTTGAAACGCGTCGATAGGCCGATGATTTCCGCAGACGTTAGCCAGCGACTGAGCGAGCGTATTCAAATGATGGCGCAAGGCGACATCAAGCACGCCACCATTCGCCTCGACCCGCCGGAACTGGGCGCGTTGGAAATTAAGGTGACGGTACACAACGACCAGACCCAGGTGCAGATTGTGTCGCCGCACCCGCAAGTGCGCGAAGCCCTGGAAGCTCAAAGCGTACGGTTGCGTGAATTTTTGGAACAACAGGGGCTGAATTTGTCGAACCTGGATGTGCGTGATCAGTCCGCCAATGGCAACGCCAGTTCGGGTGACGGCCAGGGCGAGGGCGGTGGCACTGGCGGTGACGCCGAGTCGGACGCCGAAGCGCCTGTGGCAGCGACGGCGGCCCGACCCTTGGGTCTGGTGGATCAGTTTGTTTAG